GAGCAAAGGAAGGACTAATATTCAATAACAAAAGTAAGAAGAGACTGACAAAGTTTAAAGTCAAAGTTTGTCTTTCCAGTAATTTCATAATCTCACAATATTCAACTCAAATTTGGACGAGGAGGTTGATGTAGTTCATCTTCATGAGTTCCCCGCTCTTCACAATTGTTGTAGGATTCCATACGGAGGTCATCAACTTGATTAGACTCAGATTGAGCCAAAACAGGTTGAGCGATCGATCCTGCTAAACTCAATAGAGCAGCGATCGCTAAAACCACATTGCCTAAACTAAATTTTATCTACATAAACACTCCTCCAGAGAAGATAACTTTGAGAATACACAAACAAAATGCAAACAAAGTGAAACAGAAAAATTTCTTTTAAAACAGTAGCCTTACACCTCCAAAGACAGCAAAATCATCCACACTTTCCCCTTCTTCGGAGGCAAAATCCGCCGTCTCCCCAAAAAGGCGCGTCCAACTCACTCCAACATAGGGAGCAAAGCGACGATTAAACTCATAGCGTAAACGCAAACTCAACTCAAGATCGTTAATTCCTGAACCAACTCCAAACTCCTCTACCTCTTGAATTGCGAGATTAGTTTCCAAACTTGGCTCCAAAAACAAACGTTGAGAAACAAGTAACTGTTGCTCGGCTGAAAATCTTGCAGATATATCTCCTGCTTGACTCACGAACAAAGAAGCATCCACCTCAAATAAATAGGGAAGGAGTCCTTGCAAACCAATTACCCCAAAAGCTCGCCCTCTAGTATCCTCGCCGTATAGTTGGTCGTAACGCACCCCCACTTGCAAATCAAAGAAAGGGCTGATTAGCTGACCATAGAGGAGTTGAATCTCTGCTTCCCCGTCTCCATCCTCTAAACCAACTTCTCCTTCCGTTTTTATCCAAATTCTCTGATAATCTCCACCAACCCAACTAATCGCCTCCCAATTAAATGTATCCTGTCCATCATTCGCGCGATATTCCAATTTATCCACCAGAATCAGCCAAAAAATTTGCTCGTCTTCTATCGGTTCATTCCAATCAAGTATCGAATCTGGAATTGGCTCTGTAGACTGGGACAAGGTTTGAGTCTCTTGTTCGGAAGAGGTAGACAACCCCCCTGTCTGCCCTAAAGCAACGGGTTTAACAGAATTTGTAATTTGTGAAGACTCCTTAGCGATATCTGCTCCCAAAAAAAGATCTGTGAGTTCAGAGTTAGGGGCTAATTCTGTTAGCTCTGAATTAGTTATTTCTATCTCAGTATTTTCGGAGATAGTTATCTTTTCTTCTGTCGTACTACTAAACACATCTGTTAAGAAAATTGTTTCTAATGGTAATTCTTGAGCTTGAAGAGGATAACCCAAAAAACTCCCTAAAACCAAATGCCCCATCAGACTAAAGCAAAACTTTATCTGTCGTTGCTTCACTAGCTTACCTCCCTTAGACGGTCAACCACAGCCACAGTACGGAACATTCCAACTTTCATGTGATAGAGCAAATGACAATGAAATGCCCATTTACCAGGTGCATCGACATTAACTTCTACTGACATTTTTTCAGCAGGTTTGACGATTACAGTATGTTTACGAGGCTTATATTCTCCTGCACCGTTATCAAGCTCCATCCACATTCCATGTAAGTGAATGGGGTGTTCCATCATGGTGTCGTTGACAAAGGTTAAACGCAGTCGTTCGCCGTTATAGAAAGTAAGTTCTTTTTCTTCTGAATACTTCTTCCCATTAAATGACCACATATATCGTTCCATATTTCCGGTAAGATGTAGCTCTAATTCTCGTTCGGGTTGTCTTTGGTCATAACCTGGGGTAAGACTGCGAAGGTCTGTATAAGCTAAGACACGAGTACCTGTATTTTCTAAACCAATACCAGGTTCATTAAGACGATTTTTCACCATCATTGGCACTCCTGCATTCCCTCTACCACGATCGTCATGACCATGAGGTTGCCAAGATGTATTTAAGGTACTATGGTTCATCTGCGGCATCTCGTGGTTCATCGGAGTACCATTGATCTGCGGCATTTCGTGATTCATCGGAGTACCATTGATCTGCGGCATCTCGTGGTTCATCGGAGTACCATTCATCTGCCGCATCTCGTGGCTCATCCCCATATCTGCCATTGTCCTTAGAGGACGTTCCCTTTGTTCGGGAATAGCTGCACTCAAACCTTGACGAGTTGCTAAAGTTCCGCGAGCATAGCCACTGCGATCCATCGTTTCTGCAAAAATGGTGTATGCTTGTGCGTCTTGAGGTTCGACGATCGCATCATAGGTTTCTGCTGTCCCAATACGAAACTCGTCAACAGTTACAGGCTGCACATTCTGACCATCTGCTTGTACAAGAGTCATTTTTAAGCCAGGAATACGAACATCGAAGAACGTCATTGCTGAAGCGTTGATAAATCGCAGGCGTACCTTTTCTCCTGGTTTAAATACTGCTGTCCAGTTGGAGTCTGGGGCTAAACCGTTCATCAAGTAAGTATAAGTTGCACCAGTTACATCAGCAATATCTGTAGGGTCCATTCGCATCTGCCGCCAAGGCAAATCTTCAAAGAAAGTACCAATGGTACGTCTTTGGTAGTTGTAGTAGGTACTCATTTTTTTGAGATTAGACAAAATATTATGAGGGTCTTCAAATGTCCAATCGGAGAGCAATACTACATAGTCTTGGTCATACTGGAAAGGTTCGGGTTCGATGGGATCGATAATAATCGCACCATAGTGACCGCGTTGTTCTTGTAATCCACTATGGCTATGATACCAATATGTCCCATTTTGGGCGACGGAGAACTCGTAGCTGAAGGTTTCTCCGGGTTTAATCCCTGCAAAGCTCAGACCAGGGACACCATCCATGTTTGCTGGTAAAATAATGCCATGCCAGTGAATAGAAGTATCTTCTTTAAGTTTGTTCGTGACCCTAATTTTGGCAGTTTGTCCTTCCCGTAAGCGAATAAGTTGTCCTGGAAGAGAGTTATTAATGGTTAAGGCTTTGGTGTTTTTTCCTCCAATCGTAACGGAGGTTTCTTGAATAGTAAGATCGATCGCATTTGGATAGGCAGGTGCATTCGTAGATTGCTCGATCCCAGAAAGTTGTTGGGCAGACACAGGAAGTAATTGTTCTAATCCTATGGCAATGCCAAATCCGGTGGTAAAACGAAAAAAATTTCGTCGGGTGAAGATTTTGGGTGAATGGCTCATATCAAGTGATAAACAACTAGCAGTTGAAAGCCTAGGTTGAAAGCAACTCCAGGAAAAATTGCTTCTCCCGATTTAGGCTAAATGTGCTTTTATTTATTGTGCTATATGATTATGAAATCAAAATGAAATAAGCAATTTTTATCAGTTAGTAATTTTAGTTTGTAACGATTTAGTTGCAGTTTCTCACTAATAAGTAAAAATTAGTCTTACTGAGAAAGAAGAGCGAAAAATAGCGCTAGCTGAACTTCCCAGACCAAATTAAGCAGAAAGTTCATAATAGCGATAAGAGGAAATAAAGGCAGATTTTGCCAAGTTTTTTGCTCTTATTTGATGAAAATGAAATCGGGATGAAATTAGGGTCACTCTTAAGAATAAAATTCTATCTTTTGATAGATCCTACCTGCGAGAGAAGGAGTCAATCCCAGCTAAAAGTTAATCTTTGGAGGTGGAAATCTCTAAATAAATTAGAGTTATTTAACGAAGGAGAAAATTTATGCCACATCAAGAGTATCAAACTAGTATTGATGCTGCGATTCATTGTGCTTATGAATGCGAACACTGTGCAGATACCTGTTTAGGGAGTATGCCAGAGTGTGTTAGGTTATGTCGTGATTGTGCCGATATGTGTTGGACGATCGCGGGATTTATGAGTCGAGGTTCCCGTTTTATTCCTAATGTAGTCAAGGCTTGTATCGATCTTTGTGAAGCTTGTGCCACAGAATGCGAAAGCCACAGCGATAACGAACACTGTCAATCTTGTGCGAAGGCTTGTCGTCAAGCGGTAGAAGAGTACCAAAAAGTAGTGAGTGTTGCTCGCTAAGTGAACTTCAGAGTTCGCGTAAGTTTGGTCTAAGTTGATCCTAATTTGTTCTCGGTCAACTTGTGAGTGAGTTATCGGGAAATGCAAACAGATAAACTCTGGATCTAGAGCTTAATTTGAACTGTCAGTAAGGAAAATAATTAATCATGGGACTAGTATTTGAACAAATCAAGACAGAAGGGTTAGCCCAACTCTCCTATCTAGTGGGAGACGATAGTGCGGGGGTAGCTGCGATTATCGATCCCCGTCGCGATGTGGATATTTATCTCGAAAAGGCGCGGGTTGCGGGAGTCAGGATTACTCACATTATTGAAACCCATATTCATGCTGATTTTGTTTCTGGTTCCCATGAACTGCAAGCCCGTATTGGTGCAAAAATCTGTGGTGGAAAAAGTTTAGATTATCAGTTTGAGTTACAACAACTAACCCAAGGAGATGAGATCGAATTGGGGAAAGTGAAACTCCAAGTTTTACATACTCCTGGACATACCCCAGAACATATTACCCTACAAGTTTTTGATGCTCAACAAGGAGAGCAACCCTTCGGTATTTTTACTGGAGATACGTTATTTAACCTGGATGTAGGACGACCAGATCTTAGTGGGACAGGGACAGAAAAAGAACTCGCTAGTAAACTGTATCATTCTTTGTTTGACGTTTTAGTGCCACTCGGCGATCGCGTCGAAGTCTATCCTTGTCATGGTGCGGGTTCAGCCTGTGGAAAATCCATCGGCGATCGCGCTCAAAGTACCATTGGTAATGAACGTATCTTTAGTGATGCCTTTCAAAAACGTAGCGAAGCGGAATTCATCGATTGGATTCTCGGAGATCTGCCCGAAGCCCCAAGATACTATTTCCGCCT
The Oscillatoria salina IIICB1 genome window above contains:
- a CDS encoding copper resistance system multicopper oxidase, which translates into the protein MSHSPKIFTRRNFFRFTTGFGIAIGLEQLLPVSAQQLSGIEQSTNAPAYPNAIDLTIQETSVTIGGKNTKALTINNSLPGQLIRLREGQTAKIRVTNKLKEDTSIHWHGIILPANMDGVPGLSFAGIKPGETFSYEFSVAQNGTYWYHSHSGLQEQRGHYGAIIIDPIEPEPFQYDQDYVVLLSDWTFEDPHNILSNLKKMSTYYNYQRRTIGTFFEDLPWRQMRMDPTDIADVTGATYTYLMNGLAPDSNWTAVFKPGEKVRLRFINASAMTFFDVRIPGLKMTLVQADGQNVQPVTVDEFRIGTAETYDAIVEPQDAQAYTIFAETMDRSGYARGTLATRQGLSAAIPEQRERPLRTMADMGMSHEMRQMNGTPMNHEMPQINGTPMNHEMPQINGTPMNHEMPQMNHSTLNTSWQPHGHDDRGRGNAGVPMMVKNRLNEPGIGLENTGTRVLAYTDLRSLTPGYDQRQPERELELHLTGNMERYMWSFNGKKYSEEKELTFYNGERLRLTFVNDTMMEHPIHLHGMWMELDNGAGEYKPRKHTVIVKPAEKMSVEVNVDAPGKWAFHCHLLYHMKVGMFRTVAVVDRLREVS
- a CDS encoding four-helix bundle copper-binding protein codes for the protein MPHQEYQTSIDAAIHCAYECEHCADTCLGSMPECVRLCRDCADMCWTIAGFMSRGSRFIPNVVKACIDLCEACATECESHSDNEHCQSCAKACRQAVEEYQKVVSVAR
- a CDS encoding MBL fold metallo-hydrolase; its protein translation is MGLVFEQIKTEGLAQLSYLVGDDSAGVAAIIDPRRDVDIYLEKARVAGVRITHIIETHIHADFVSGSHELQARIGAKICGGKSLDYQFELQQLTQGDEIELGKVKLQVLHTPGHTPEHITLQVFDAQQGEQPFGIFTGDTLFNLDVGRPDLSGTGTEKELASKLYHSLFDVLVPLGDRVEVYPCHGAGSACGKSIGDRAQSTIGNERIFSDAFQKRSEAEFIDWILGDLPEAPRYYFRLKKVNAQGAKVTGCVPTLQPLSPADFQAAMEDENTLVIDTRSMLAFGGGHIPGAINIGFGSSFTNWIGWIIDADKKLLLVTEDTHDVTLVTDYLYRIGYDNLFGYLRNGMSSWSKAGLPLQHLGEWSVHELNEHLEQVTVLDVRSDSEYAKGRIPGAKHIYVPHLEENFEKLDKTQAIATYCGSGYRASIAASLLEKNGFENVINIPGSWSAWKTAGLPVEQ
- a CDS encoding copper resistance protein B; this encodes MKQRQIKFCFSLMGHLVLGSFLGYPLQAQELPLETIFLTDVFSSTTEEKITISENTEIEITNSELTELAPNSELTDLFLGADIAKESSQITNSVKPVALGQTGGLSTSSEQETQTLSQSTEPIPDSILDWNEPIEDEQIFWLILVDKLEYRANDGQDTFNWEAISWVGGDYQRIWIKTEGEVGLEDGDGEAEIQLLYGQLISPFFDLQVGVRYDQLYGEDTRGRAFGVIGLQGLLPYLFEVDASLFVSQAGDISARFSAEQQLLVSQRLFLEPSLETNLAIQEVEEFGVGSGINDLELSLRLRYEFNRRFAPYVGVSWTRLFGETADFASEEGESVDDFAVFGGVRLLF